From the genome of Desulfuribacillus stibiiarsenatis, one region includes:
- a CDS encoding DUF421 domain-containing protein encodes MEELITSLSRTLFIYFFILVVMRVMGKRELAKLSIFDLVVFIMIAELAAVAIEDVSKPLLQMLSPIILVMALQIVISYVSLKQISFRNMIEGKPVMIIENGKINDKEMQKQRYDINDLLLQLHEQKVKNVGDVEFAILETSGKLTVFTKESNSKQSDNSNGKNNNSKKQEDAKEAQEDKYIQAIEIGDYVQDQKFQTSLQTDIRFLGLPLTLISDTRVQDDNLEKIQQTRFWLKNMIQEAGFKEFKDIYYMSIDEDGKIYIDAREYDT; translated from the coding sequence ATGGAGGAGCTTATAACAAGTTTATCGAGAACTTTGTTTATCTATTTCTTCATATTAGTTGTTATGAGGGTTATGGGGAAAAGAGAACTTGCTAAGTTGTCAATTTTTGACTTAGTGGTCTTTATCATGATTGCTGAACTAGCTGCAGTAGCAATCGAAGACGTGAGTAAACCTTTATTACAAATGCTAAGTCCGATTATTCTTGTAATGGCTTTACAAATTGTAATTTCCTATGTAAGTCTCAAACAGATTAGTTTCAGAAATATGATTGAAGGTAAGCCTGTCATGATTATAGAGAATGGTAAGATCAACGATAAGGAAATGCAGAAACAACGATATGATATTAATGATTTACTCTTGCAATTACATGAGCAAAAAGTGAAAAATGTTGGAGATGTTGAATTTGCAATATTAGAAACATCAGGAAAACTTACGGTTTTTACCAAAGAATCGAATTCAAAACAAAGTGACAACAGTAATGGTAAAAACAATAATTCCAAGAAGCAAGAAGATGCTAAAGAAGCCCAAGAGGATAAATATATACAAGCAATAGAGATTGGTGATTATGTGCAAGACCAAAAATTCCAAACCTCTCTTCAGACAGACATTCGTTTTCTAGGTTTGCCTTTGACTTTAATATCTGACACTAGGGTGCAGGACGATAATTTAGAGAAAATACAACAGACACGGTTTTGGTTAAAGAATATGATTCAAGAAGCAGGTTTTAAAGAATTTAAGGATATTTATTACATGAGCATTGATGAAGATGGTAAAATTTACATAGATGCCCGCGAATATGATACTTAA